A genomic window from Triticum urartu cultivar G1812 chromosome 7, Tu2.1, whole genome shotgun sequence includes:
- the LOC125524709 gene encoding putative coatomer subunit beta'-3 isoform X4: MYIIDLICSLDAHPTEPWIIAGDSKGNIHTWNYQTQEPMDSFEVSEQEPIEAIKFVARKQWVLAGTSDGFVHVYHCDFVTEPQRITSFSASSFDSLAVHSSKRYVFSSGWGMTLWDWDKGWQCAHDFDYVANEVAFNPHDANSFASAAYGANAEIWSLDSGRQEYDLPGHSKGVNCLDFFTRDGRQYLITGSDDCTAKIWDLQNKSCIHTLETMSPVTSVVSLPDAPYLITGSKTHIVHVWSSTDFRLERIVNIGGGMWSGSDDLGRVHSLVCCLVGSRRA, from the exons ATGTATATTATTGACTTGATATGTTCCCTGGATGCTCATCCAACAGAGCCATG GATTATAGCAGGTGATTCGAAAGGAAACATTCACACTTGGAACTATCAGACGCAG GAACCAATGGACTCATTTGAAGTCTCAGAGCAAGAGCCTATAG AGGCTATTAAATTTGTTGCAAGGAAGCAGTGGGTGCTGGCTGGGACATCTGATGGCTTCGTCCATGTGTACCACTGCGACTTTGTAACAGAACCGCAAAGGATCACGAGTTTCAGTGCAAGCAGCTTTGATTCACTAGCCGTTCATTCAAGCAAGCGCTATGTGTTTTCATCAGGGTGGGGCATGACGCTTTGGGACTGGGACAAGGGCTGGCAGTGCGCACACGATTTTGACTATGTCGCAAATGAAGTTGCATTTAACCCACATGACGCCAACAGTTTCGCGAGTGCGGCGTATGGTGCAAATGCAGAG ATTTGGAGCCTTGATTCCGGTCGCCAAGAATATGATCTTCCTGGGCATTCCAAGGGTGTGAACTGCCTTGATTTTTTCACACGTGATGGTCGACAGTATTTGATCACTGGTTCTGATGATTGTACTGCCAAG ATATGGGACTTGCAGAACAAGTCCTGCATTCATACACTGGAAACTATGTCTCCAGTTACATCTGTCGTTTCCCTTCCAGATGCTCCGTATCTGATTACAGGATCAAAAACTCACATTGTTCATGTGTGGAGCTCAACTGATTTCCG GTTGGAGAGAATTGTTAACATTGGCGGTGGCATGTGGAGTGGAAGTGATGATTTGGGACGTGTTCACAGTCTTGTGTGTTGTTTGGTGGGTTCACGAAG AGCATAG
- the LOC125524709 gene encoding putative coatomer subunit beta'-3 isoform X3, with the protein MYIIDLICSLDAHPTEPWIIAGDSKGNIHTWNYQTQEPMDSFEVSEQEPIEAIKFVARKQWVLAGTSDGFVHVYHCDFVTEPQRITSFSASSFDSLAVHSSKRYVFSSGWGMTLWDWDKGWQCAHDFDYVANEVAFNPHDANSFASAAYGANAEIWSLDSGRQEYDLPGHSKGVNCLDFFTRDGRQYLITGSDDCTAKIWDLQNKSCIHTLETMSPVTSVVSLPDAPYLITGSKTHIVHVWSSTDFRLERIVNIGGGMWSGSDDLGRVHSLVCCLVGSRRVVIGQEFAISIMHIDDN; encoded by the exons ATGTATATTATTGACTTGATATGTTCCCTGGATGCTCATCCAACAGAGCCATG GATTATAGCAGGTGATTCGAAAGGAAACATTCACACTTGGAACTATCAGACGCAG GAACCAATGGACTCATTTGAAGTCTCAGAGCAAGAGCCTATAG AGGCTATTAAATTTGTTGCAAGGAAGCAGTGGGTGCTGGCTGGGACATCTGATGGCTTCGTCCATGTGTACCACTGCGACTTTGTAACAGAACCGCAAAGGATCACGAGTTTCAGTGCAAGCAGCTTTGATTCACTAGCCGTTCATTCAAGCAAGCGCTATGTGTTTTCATCAGGGTGGGGCATGACGCTTTGGGACTGGGACAAGGGCTGGCAGTGCGCACACGATTTTGACTATGTCGCAAATGAAGTTGCATTTAACCCACATGACGCCAACAGTTTCGCGAGTGCGGCGTATGGTGCAAATGCAGAG ATTTGGAGCCTTGATTCCGGTCGCCAAGAATATGATCTTCCTGGGCATTCCAAGGGTGTGAACTGCCTTGATTTTTTCACACGTGATGGTCGACAGTATTTGATCACTGGTTCTGATGATTGTACTGCCAAG ATATGGGACTTGCAGAACAAGTCCTGCATTCATACACTGGAAACTATGTCTCCAGTTACATCTGTCGTTTCCCTTCCAGATGCTCCGTATCTGATTACAGGATCAAAAACTCACATTGTTCATGTGTGGAGCTCAACTGATTTCCG GTTGGAGAGAATTGTTAACATTGGCGGTGGCATGTGGAGTGGAAGTGATGATTTGGGACGTGTTCACAGTCTTGTGTGTTGTTTGGTGGGTTCACGAAG AGTTGTTATTGGACAAGAATTTGCAATATCAATCATGCATATCGATGACAACTAA
- the LOC125524709 gene encoding coatomer subunit beta'-1-like isoform X2, producing the protein MFPGCSSNRAMLLHRIIAGDSKGNIHTWNYQTQEPMDSFEVSEQEPIEAIKFVARKQWVLAGTSDGFVHVYHCDFVTEPQRITSFSASSFDSLAVHSSKRYVFSSGWGMTLWDWDKGWQCAHDFDYVANEVAFNPHDANSFASAAYGANAEIWSLDSGRQEYDLPGHSKGVNCLDFFTRDGRQYLITGSDDCTAKIWDLQNKSCIHTLETMSPVTSVVSLPDAPYLITGSKTHIVHVWSSTDFRLERIVNIGGGMWSGSDDLGRVHSLVCCLVGSRSLCVGVLRTKNRYCLATDELDLM; encoded by the exons ATGTTCCCTGGATGCTCATCCAACAGAGCCATG TTGTTACACAGGATTATAGCAGGTGATTCGAAAGGAAACATTCACACTTGGAACTATCAGACGCAG GAACCAATGGACTCATTTGAAGTCTCAGAGCAAGAGCCTATAG AGGCTATTAAATTTGTTGCAAGGAAGCAGTGGGTGCTGGCTGGGACATCTGATGGCTTCGTCCATGTGTACCACTGCGACTTTGTAACAGAACCGCAAAGGATCACGAGTTTCAGTGCAAGCAGCTTTGATTCACTAGCCGTTCATTCAAGCAAGCGCTATGTGTTTTCATCAGGGTGGGGCATGACGCTTTGGGACTGGGACAAGGGCTGGCAGTGCGCACACGATTTTGACTATGTCGCAAATGAAGTTGCATTTAACCCACATGACGCCAACAGTTTCGCGAGTGCGGCGTATGGTGCAAATGCAGAG ATTTGGAGCCTTGATTCCGGTCGCCAAGAATATGATCTTCCTGGGCATTCCAAGGGTGTGAACTGCCTTGATTTTTTCACACGTGATGGTCGACAGTATTTGATCACTGGTTCTGATGATTGTACTGCCAAG ATATGGGACTTGCAGAACAAGTCCTGCATTCATACACTGGAAACTATGTCTCCAGTTACATCTGTCGTTTCCCTTCCAGATGCTCCGTATCTGATTACAGGATCAAAAACTCACATTGTTCATGTGTGGAGCTCAACTGATTTCCG GTTGGAGAGAATTGTTAACATTGGCGGTGGCATGTGGAGTGGAAGTGATGATTTGGGACGTGTTCACAGTCTTGTGTGTTGTTTGGTGGGTTCACGAAG TTTATGCGTGGGTGTGCTGAGGACTAAAAACAGATATTGTCTTGCTACTGACGAGCTCGACTTGATGTGA
- the LOC125524709 gene encoding coatomer subunit beta'-1-like isoform X1 — MYIIDLICSLDAHPTEPWIIAGDSKGNIHTWNYQTQEPMDSFEVSEQEPIEAIKFVARKQWVLAGTSDGFVHVYHCDFVTEPQRITSFSASSFDSLAVHSSKRYVFSSGWGMTLWDWDKGWQCAHDFDYVANEVAFNPHDANSFASAAYGANAEIWSLDSGRQEYDLPGHSKGVNCLDFFTRDGRQYLITGSDDCTAKIWDLQNKSCIHTLETMSPVTSVVSLPDAPYLITGSKTHIVHVWSSTDFRLERIVNIGGGMWSGSDDLGRVHSLVCCLVGSRSLCVGVLRTKNRYCLATDELDLM, encoded by the exons ATGTATATTATTGACTTGATATGTTCCCTGGATGCTCATCCAACAGAGCCATG GATTATAGCAGGTGATTCGAAAGGAAACATTCACACTTGGAACTATCAGACGCAG GAACCAATGGACTCATTTGAAGTCTCAGAGCAAGAGCCTATAG AGGCTATTAAATTTGTTGCAAGGAAGCAGTGGGTGCTGGCTGGGACATCTGATGGCTTCGTCCATGTGTACCACTGCGACTTTGTAACAGAACCGCAAAGGATCACGAGTTTCAGTGCAAGCAGCTTTGATTCACTAGCCGTTCATTCAAGCAAGCGCTATGTGTTTTCATCAGGGTGGGGCATGACGCTTTGGGACTGGGACAAGGGCTGGCAGTGCGCACACGATTTTGACTATGTCGCAAATGAAGTTGCATTTAACCCACATGACGCCAACAGTTTCGCGAGTGCGGCGTATGGTGCAAATGCAGAG ATTTGGAGCCTTGATTCCGGTCGCCAAGAATATGATCTTCCTGGGCATTCCAAGGGTGTGAACTGCCTTGATTTTTTCACACGTGATGGTCGACAGTATTTGATCACTGGTTCTGATGATTGTACTGCCAAG ATATGGGACTTGCAGAACAAGTCCTGCATTCATACACTGGAAACTATGTCTCCAGTTACATCTGTCGTTTCCCTTCCAGATGCTCCGTATCTGATTACAGGATCAAAAACTCACATTGTTCATGTGTGGAGCTCAACTGATTTCCG GTTGGAGAGAATTGTTAACATTGGCGGTGGCATGTGGAGTGGAAGTGATGATTTGGGACGTGTTCACAGTCTTGTGTGTTGTTTGGTGGGTTCACGAAG TTTATGCGTGGGTGTGCTGAGGACTAAAAACAGATATTGTCTTGCTACTGACGAGCTCGACTTGATGTGA